In Vigna angularis cultivar LongXiaoDou No.4 chromosome 8, ASM1680809v1, whole genome shotgun sequence, the DNA window TAATGAATGCAACAGCTCCTCACTATCAATATCCTCCTTTCTTCGAGTTTCTTCAATGACAGTCACCACATAGTCAAATCTGGGGGTTAGAGTCCTTAGAATTTTATCTACAATATACTCATATGTCACCTTATCATCACAAGCCCTCATTTTGTTCACTAACTCTTGCACCTTATCAAAATACTCAGCCACAGTCTCACTCTCCTCCATGATCAGAGTTTCAAACTGCCTCCTTAGAGCTTGTAGTTTCACCTTTGCATTTATGTCTCCATAACTGTAGGTTCTCACCAACATGCCCCAAATCTCCTTTGCAATGGCTACATTAGAGATTTTGTTGAAAATCTTTTGACTTACACATTGATACATTAAGAATCTGGCCTTGCTATCCAGTTTCTCCAGTATCTTGTGTTCTTTCTTCTGTTCTTGGGTTGCCTTTTCACTCAACATAGGCACCCCATCTTCAATGACTTCCAACACATCTTGAAAACCAAATACAGCCCACATCTTGATCCGCCAATCAGCAAATTGCTTGCCATCAAACATGGGTAGTGATCCTTGAATTCCTCCAATTCCAGCCATCCTTTCTTGCAACAATCTTTCTGAATCTTTGATCTACACACAGTCAAAGAACCCTTCTTTCTGCACTTCTAGATACACACACCTCCAGATATCAACACAACACCCACCCGGACAACAACctaagctcttgataccatattagaaaaaGTAGGGGCAGAAACGTAACTACACGCCAAATAATATCTTCTGATATTAAAGAAGCGAAAAAAGCACGTGATAGGGTGAAACAACAGAGCGTGATGTTCCTAGAGAGAGATCAGAGTGTCTGGAGCTCTACTAGGGTTCCTCCATATACAACCTCAGGCCATCGCACTCACTGCTCACCGGAGAATAGCACACACACAAGGATCAGATAGGCACACTCTCAGAAGACATTTAGGtataatactcttagaaatttTTATTGAACACCAAACTGAATCATTTACAGCAATATATACAAGATAGCAAAACTGTAACTGAAAAACtaacttgtttttgtttaacATAACAGTTCAAACCTTGCATGAACCTATttgtgtttaacttttttttatatgcagACACGCAACCACAAGTATAGAGGATTCAAATCAtctattatttatgataatgtTTCAATTATACATTAGCCcgactaaaaaaaaaagattactACAAACTTCGGCTCTGGTCTTTCAAGATGTTTTTCAAGGCCTCGGAGGCTAACTGGAATTCTGAAGCCTAAGTGAGTAAATGCTTGCGACATGTACatatttctaatttcttttctaATGTTTTGACTGTGGTTGACgtttatcaaatttttcttATTGACTTCAATGGAAGAGGGAGACAGGTGAAGAGGGGAGGGACTGGAGTCCAGGACCTACATCTTCCACTAATAAGGTTTTCTAAATATTCACTTTTCCAAATCTTTTTTTCAACCACACGTCTGCAAAGATAAAAGACATTTTGTTTTTGAAGAGTATTGAGCATGTAATtggtttttaaaaatattaaaaggaaGTTAAGAGATGTTATCAGTTATGAAAGAATAGTTTAAAAcctttaaaaaatacataaacttatttttaaataatctaaCCAATTTGAATTTTAGTGTAAGTAAACACactttataattatgaaaaacaaaaaatatatattgctttaaataataacatattattatacatatatttataaaatcttaatatGCACTTAAAATCTTATACTTCAttgaaattgaatataaaaatagacTATATTATTTGCATGATTGGTATAATGATATTATTTGCATGATTGACAAAGTAATAATGATATGATTAAGtagttaaaaattcaaaatattaatgttttaaaagtattattattaaagttatttattttactattaattattaatgaatatatttttcattcaccaCAAAAAAAGAACGAAACCAAAATTTagctttttcccttttttttaccCTCAATCAGTAtccaattatttaaaaaaaaaaattagtgtcATATGAATGTATcccattatttaaaaaaaaaattagtgtgaTATGAATGTAAGTCCTCGTGTCAATGTATTACTTACTACCTTTTCTAAATATTCACTGAATTGAGCCTCCTAAttgacttttaaaaatattaaaaagaagttgaaagaTGTTATCAGTTATGATGAAAGAATAGTTTAAAAgctttaaaaaatacataaattcatttttaaataatctaacaaatttgaattttaggtAAATAAACACactttataattatgaaaaacaaaaaatatatattgctttacataataacatatatatatatatatatatatatatatatatatatatatatatatatatatatgtatatttataaaatcttaatatacacttaaaatcttataaaatctTTTGGACTCATATCTACTTCAttgaaattgaatataaaaatagaatactCATATTATTTGCATGATTggtataataatattatttgcaTGATTAGtatataatgatattatttgCATGATTGACAAAgtaataatgatattattaagtagttaaaaattcaaaatattcatgttttaaaaatattattattaaagttatttattttactattaattattaatctatttatgaatataatttgATAGACATAATTATGGATATTAATTTatagatataattataattattagtttacgattttttttaaagtgataTTGATCAAATATAAGAATTGgcataataaattatatgtatgataaaaatgtaaaaaaaaaacataaaaaaatatagattacaAGATGTAAACCAATATTTTCatgaaaactgaaaattaatattataagaaaacaaatatatattaaaaaataagttatgtATCCCAATtgttatagaaaataataatatatgttggATTCCATTTTTATTTGTGTGTTAATTAAGCTGaccttattttgtttttatttattttggattattgaaacaaaaaaaaattatattagacATAGAGTAACTTAAGATTTTTATCActagtaattaatatttaactaattgatagcaatattttaaataattgaaaagaaaaagcatgccctgattgtaattttttatctttagttttaggtttaattgcttgttttgtccccagttttgtTGAAGTGTGTCAAGTTCAtccattcttttaaaaaagttgcaAGTTCGTCCACAcgtggtttaaaagtgtcaattgcatCCTAACGTtgaaaaatttgcatcaatgaagtCCTCTCCGTTAAATATAGACTAACAGTGTTAACTGATTGATGATTTGGCAGTAGAGAATTTAACGTGACAAAAGAGTGGCAATATTGGTAATGACGTGTGAATGAAATGTTGGGTGACATGGCATTAGGTGAAACTTCGTATGAAGATGCTTGATGATACTAGAAAGAAGACATCTGTTGAGGAGATGCGTCAAAGTGATTGTAGTCGTCGTCGATGAGGAAGGGGAAATGATTCTTGCTTTAGGCGCGATGGACGACCAGTGGAAAGCCTGCACCATCTTAGCCAATAACAAGTTTATATGCACCATGCCTAAACTCCACGCCGGACAAATCCTCCTCCCTATACCGAAGGGCATCATCCTCACACCTTTCGTTCCGGTCACGTCCACGTCAACCCCATCCCCGCTCAAAAACCTTTCGGGTCGGAACTCATTCGGATCCTCCCACATATTCGGATCCTCCGTCAACCAGGCCGTGTAAAACTCCACACTCGCGTTCTTCGGGACCGTATACCCTCCCAGCTTAGTATCCTCCGTCGTAGCGTGGGACAACACGAAGTGGCTCGGCGGGTGACGCCGGAAGGTCTCCTTCACCACGGCGCTCAGGTAAGGCATCCTCTCAACGTGACTCTCCGTAATCACCCCGTCCTTCCCCACACAGTCCACAATCTCTTTGTACAACCTCTCTTGAATCTCTTGATCCACCACCAAATGAAACAGCGCCCACTCCACCGCGGTGGCGCTCGTGTCCGTCCCGGCGCTGATAACCTCCGACACGAGCGTCACGAGCTCTTCCTTCCCCAACTGTCCACGTCCAGGCACCTCCAACCCGAACAACGAGTCCAAGTAAGCAGCCCCAACGGGACTCGCCATTTCATCTCcggagaatctcccttccacgTAGGCCTTTCTATTCCTTATCAACGGCGCCAACAGTTCGACCTGTCTTTTCCTCAACTCTCTGGCAACTTGCAGCGTGAAGGTTATTCTTTGAACCCGTTTCATGGGGAAGAAGACCAGGGTTTGCGGTTAAAGGCGTGAATGTTTTACCCTCCGACGAGTTCACGGCGCAAGGGTTCTGATTTATGGAAATCTTTTTGGGTTTCACGGTGCAAGTCTGGGTTTCGCTAATTTTAGGATTAGGATTCCGATTGAGAAGGTTAGGGTTTCCAACCTGTTCTTACAAATTAGGGAGATTTCTCTTATGTAATTGGAATTAAGATGATTGAAATTAGGGTTGTTGAGCTTGTTCTGCTTTTTGGGTGGTTATGAGTTCGTGATTTGGGTTTTCTATTGATTCACGGTATAGGGTTTCCGGGAACAATATGCAAGGAGCGAAAACTGATAAAGACCCAGAAGGATAATCAGAATTGGGAAATTGGGAATCTTGCAAGTTGATATTAGGAATCGTGTAAGTTGAAACTGTAATTCCATGTCACCCAACATTTCATTCACACGTCATTACCAATATTGCCACTCTTTTGTCACGTTAAAATTCTCTACTGCCAAATCATCAATCAGTTAACACTGTTAGTTTATATTTAACGGAGAGGacttcattgatgcaaatttttcaACGTTAGGatgcaattgacacttttaaaccacgTGTGGACGAACTtgcaacttttttaaaagaatggacGAACTTGACACACTTCAACAAAACTGTGgacaaaacaagcaattaaacctCAGTTTTAAGAGTTGGGGTTCGCTAATAagctattatttttttaatttcggttaaaaattaagttgaattaaatttaactaaagtagaaacaaactatttattatatttttgaaattaaataaatttttaggaagaaattttttctgaattaaaaaaaaaatcaaacatattGGTATAGTTTAAAAGTTTGAATCAACTAAAATTCAAACAGTAGCGTcatctttttctaattttatttattcacaaaaattacataaattgatgttttatcttttttcttgttattatattaattgataaCTTTAAGAATTGCATCGAAATTATATTCTTTCCagtaaaatagtttaaaacgggtaagtaattaattaagaaCAATATTagtaaactaaataattaagaatttgtgagtaaattacaataaaatttaaaaaaagtatatatataataagaactAAAAgcttagataataaaaaatttagggATCGGATCATAAATGTGGGACAGCTAATTAAAGCTATATTAAACTATAAGAAagacttaaaattaattaattgggTGAGAGTTATACAAATTGTTTAAGTGGATAATTAGTTGGGAGAGTCGCTCCCTCCACTACCCAATCCTCCCTACACCTtcctactatttttttttaattctaaaaatatcgtacttttttttaacttttacaaaatCTAGCACTCAATATTGCTGAAAAAAGCTTTCTTATTTCTGTCTATAACCGAACCACGTCTAAAGTTGATGAGACTGTAGAACGAACAAAAGTGGAAGGAAATCTTTCAGTTTATGGCTAATGATCCTGAAGCTTTTGATCATTCCATTCAAAAGCCTCGGGTGATTATAATGTTACTTAAGGCTGGTGCACCTATTGAGCAAACCATTAAGACCCTGTCTGCGTTCATGGAAAAAGGTGACTATATAATTGATGGTGGCAATGAATGGTATGAGAACActgaaagaagagagaaaacagtGGCTGAATTGGGTTTGCTCTACCTTGGGATGGGAGTTTCTGGTGGTGAGGAAGGTGCTCGTAATACGAATGTCTGATATTCGTGTACGGAAGTTGACTTCTGTTTAAGAATGCTCCGAAGAATGCTGCCCTACAGATGCACTCACGGAACACGGAACCGCATCTAAAATAACATCGACGTTGGTGTTGTTGTCGGGTAGGTGGGTCGGAAGTGAGTGGTATCCTTCTAAAGCTTCCAATTGCTCGAAAAATGTATAAGTCTTGCTACCGTTGGATTTGCCACAACGACCTTCCTTGGTTCTCCTATGGTACTTGTAAATGTTCTCGAATTTCTCCTTGCACTTCTTCGAACTCCTATTATAACCTAGCTCCGCTAATTTCCTGAATATacaaaagattttcaaattaattcaaTCACTACGTTATCATCACACAGACAAAAAGAAATGGTTCAACTTAACTATGTTCGACTAGAATGTATACAGTATCGTACATATATGTTTAACATTAGCATTACTAATTAGGGAATAAGCTTGAGAATAATGGGGATTCCAGGGGAAACGAAGAGGGACTTACTTTGAGACTTGGTCCCAGAGAGGGGCTTTGGGGTTTGTATCTCTGAAAGCAACGTCCATGTCAGACCTTATCTTGAGTAAAGCCATTGTTTCCTCTTTGGAAAACGTTTCTTTAACAACAATATTTTGCCAACtttttgacaacgccacgtggCATTGTTTCATTGGTTGGTTTTAAAAGGCTTTTCTAAAATGGTGGAATTTGTTCAGAAGGGTAATTTTGGAATGAATTTGGATAGAAACTCCTTTTAGCAGTTTATTTTTTCAGATTCACTTGCAGTTTAGTTTTCTCAACTCTCTCTCCACCATTGAAGCTTCCATCTCTCTCCACCATTGAAGCATCCATTTCTCTCCACCGTTTGGGTTCTCTTCGTTCCTCGCTTTTCTTCACTCTTTGTCCACCATTGAAATGTTGTTTCTCTCTcccctttgagtttgagttcgACTTTTCTTACTTCATTTCTTGGGTCATTTGTTCACTGTCGAGGATTTTGTCTCTCTCTTTATCCATTTCCCCATTTTTTGATGTTGTGACTGTGGACTCGTTGGCGGTATATATCCCTCGTTTTggaattttgttgattttggcgTGCATTGTTGTTGGCAACATTTTCGTGGTTATATAAGTCTTTGGCTTTTGTCTCCCATTGTGGTTGGCGGTATTTCACCCAAGGTTTGGGTTTTTTCGCACACACCGTAGAGGTTGGTATCACCAAGGTTTGGGCTTTTTCGTATACACCATTGATTCATTACCAAACTTCACATTAGAAGTTGTAGAAACCATCAACCATGACCAACAAGGGTCCTTCAttcataaaatcttaaaaacactcataacaaacaaaaaacaatcatGGGGAGCGCGGTTGTCACACCTGCGTAGCACAGATCAGCTTTCAGTACAAAACTACAAATTtaacctggtaatcgattacaacctTTCTGTAAGCGATTACAAGTGCATGTCTCCAGTGTGTATGGTGCAGGACCTAACCTGTGTTGCTAAGACCACCCAGGATGGGTCTTCCCTACACAGAAGACTTACCAAACTTCACACTACAAGTTGAGAAAACCATCAACTATGACCAACAAGGGTCCTCCATTGACAATATCTTAAAAAGACACtcacaacaaacaaaaaacaatcatGGGGAGCGCAATTGTCACATTTGGGTAGCGCAGATCAAATTTCAGTACAAAACTGCAATTTtaacctggtaatcgattacaacttcTCTGTAAGCGATTACAAGTGCATGTGTCCAGTGTGTATGGTGTAGGAACATGTTAGCTCATtgaattgttgagaaaaaatgtcatttaggtGCTTTCATGTAAGTTAGATGAGCTCCATAAGCATTTTTGGCCAATTTCTGCCCTGGTAAtagattacaggggtcttgtaatcgattaacagaggaaaaagggtattttatacagaaacttcaactatactccccaactagatgaacaacgctccccaactctgtttttctgacctttgctactttttttgttcttaactttctctacagaactccaaatgacttgattcttgttttgttggaatctagactcaaagaactttccaacaaaacaagaatcaactcatttggagttcggtgaagaaatttatgagcaaaacaaccagcaaaggtcaaaggtggtagaaatatataaaacgttaactttaaagaattaactgcacctactcagttgtccaaaaattataaattagtagtcattggaaagatgtttgagtctactttctaataaagaAAGAATAACATCATTTAgaggtctgtggaaaaagttatgattaaaatagtcagcaaaggtcaaagttgacagcatgggttatgcacctcacctcaattggagaaaaccacctaaatggacattttattttgaagaaatcaatgacctaacctcattattggtaCAGGGAGCTCACCgaataacattgaactcactcacccatctcaaaaaggaaaaattcaacaaaagtagagaatggggagcagtgttcatctagctggggagtacagttgaagtttgtgtacaaattaccctttttcctctggtaatcaattacaggggtcttgtaatcgattaccagaggaaaaagtgTAATTTGTACacaaacttcaactgtactccccaggtagatgaacactgctccccaacTCTGCTTTTTTgacctttgctacttgttttgttcttaactttcttcACCAAAatccaaatgacttgattcttgttttgttggaatctagactcagaGAGCTTTCcaaaaaaacaagaatcaactcatttggagttcgatggagaaagttatgagcaaaacaaccagaaaaggtaagaggtggtagaaatatataaaacgttaactttaaggaattaactgcacctactcagatgtccaaaaattataaattagtagtcattggaaagattttttagtctactttctaataaaaaaagaatcacatcatttggaggtttgtggaaaaagttatgattaaaatagtcagcaaaggtcaaagttgacagcaatGGTTATGTacctcacctcaattggagaaaaccacctaaatggacatttttattttgaagaaatcaatgacctaacctcattattggtgcagggagctcaccgaataacattgaactcactcacccatctcaaaaaaggaaaaattcaacaaaaatagaaaatggggagcagtgttcatctagttggggagtacagttgaagtttctgtaaaaattaccctttttcctctggtaatcaattacaggggtcttgtaattgattaccagaggaaaaagggtaatttgtacacaAACTTCAATTGTACTCCCTAggtagatgaacactgctccccaaAGTCGTTTTTGTTGTTTCATGAAATGTCATtacgttttttttattaatgtatgtgctttttaatattgttata includes these proteins:
- the LOC128193725 gene encoding cytochrome P450 77A3-like, which produces MKRVQRITFTLQVARELRKRQVELLAPLIRNRKAYVEGRFSGDEMASPVGAAYLDSLFGLEVPGRGQLGKEELVTLVSEVISAGTDTSATAVEWALFHLVVDQEIQERLYKEIVDCVGKDGVITESHVERMPYLSAVVKETFRRHPPSHFVLSHATTEDTKLGGYTVPKNASVEFYTAWLTEDPNMWEDPNEFRPERFLSGDGVDVDVTGTKGVRMMPFGIGRRICPAWSLGMVHINLLLAKMVQAFHWSSIAPKARIISPSSSTTTTITLTHLLNRCLLSSIIKHLHTKFHLMPCHPTFHSHVITNIATLLSR